One Halobacterium zhouii genomic region harbors:
- a CDS encoding tripartite tricarboxylate transporter permease produces the protein MDVLGVRVLVAPGSTAAAFAAVFAGVALGTCSGLVPGLHVNTLALLLAAAAPLVPGPPHLVGAALLAAGVTHSFLDIVPTLALGVPDAAMAVTALPGHRLVLGGRGREALRVSAVGSGVAVATAFVLGAPVTWVARRVAPLVYAHLTVVVVALVGFLLARERTWRARAGGLLAFALSGALGTVSLPLNPQSIVPTGDVLSPLFAGLFGAPVLLAAYRGGGVPEQDDAAVAATPRDVAGPGVAGSLAGAAVAYVPGVSGAIAAIGALEATRADGDRAFVAALSGVNTANTVFALFALFALGDAHTGVLVAFERARLPRTLPLLLASIALAACAGAVLVPVLGDRYFRLVRATDHRRLTVAVCVLLVVLAYLFAGWVGVVLLAVATVIGAVPPAFGARRVHLMGVLLVPLAV, from the coding sequence ATGGACGTCCTCGGCGTTCGCGTGCTCGTCGCTCCCGGGTCGACAGCGGCCGCGTTCGCTGCGGTGTTCGCGGGCGTCGCGCTCGGTACGTGTTCGGGGCTGGTGCCGGGACTGCACGTGAACACACTCGCGTTGCTGCTCGCGGCGGCGGCGCCACTCGTCCCGGGGCCACCGCATCTCGTCGGCGCCGCGCTGCTCGCGGCGGGCGTCACGCACTCGTTTCTCGACATCGTGCCGACGCTCGCGCTCGGCGTGCCGGACGCGGCGATGGCTGTCACTGCGCTCCCCGGACACCGCCTCGTGCTCGGCGGCAGGGGCAGGGAGGCGCTGCGCGTGTCGGCGGTGGGGAGCGGCGTCGCTGTGGCGACCGCGTTCGTGCTCGGCGCTCCGGTCACGTGGGTCGCTCGCCGCGTCGCTCCTCTGGTGTACGCGCACCTCACGGTGGTGGTCGTCGCGCTCGTCGGATTTCTGCTTGCGCGCGAGCGGACGTGGCGGGCGCGCGCCGGCGGCCTGCTCGCCTTCGCACTCAGCGGCGCGCTCGGCACTGTTTCACTCCCGTTGAATCCCCAGAGCATTGTCCCGACTGGGGACGTGCTGTCGCCGCTGTTCGCGGGTCTGTTCGGTGCTCCCGTGTTGCTCGCGGCGTACCGCGGCGGTGGCGTCCCCGAGCAGGACGACGCGGCGGTCGCTGCCACACCCCGCGACGTCGCCGGGCCGGGCGTCGCTGGCAGTCTCGCCGGCGCGGCCGTCGCGTACGTCCCGGGCGTCTCCGGAGCCATCGCGGCCATCGGCGCGCTCGAGGCGACCCGAGCGGACGGCGACCGCGCGTTCGTCGCGGCGCTCTCTGGCGTCAACACAGCCAACACCGTCTTCGCGCTGTTCGCACTGTTCGCGCTCGGCGACGCCCACACCGGTGTGCTGGTGGCGTTCGAGCGCGCTCGACTCCCCCGGACGCTCCCGCTGTTGCTCGCGAGCATCGCGCTCGCAGCGTGCGCCGGCGCGGTCCTCGTTCCCGTACTCGGCGACCGTTACTTCCGACTCGTGCGGGCTACCGACCACCGCAGGCTGACCGTCGCCGTCTGCGTGCTCCTCGTCGTACTCGCCTACCTGTTCGCTGGCTGGGTTGGCGTCGTTCTGCTCGCCGTGGCGACCGTGATCGGGGCGGTTCCGCCGGCGTTCGGCGCGCGACGGGTCCACCTCATGGGAGTGTTACTGGTTCCGCTGGCGGTGTAG
- a CDS encoding 50S ribosomal protein L11, with translation MAETIEVLVAGGQANPGPPLGPELGPTPVDVQAVVEEINDQTAAFDGTEVPVTVEYEEDGSFSIEVGVPPTAALVKDEAGFDTGSGEPQEDFVADLSIDQLKTIAEQKKPDLLAYDTRAAAKEVAGTCASMGVTIEGDDARTFRQRVEDGEYDDTLGEAAEASA, from the coding sequence ATGGCTGAGACGATAGAAGTGCTCGTCGCGGGCGGCCAGGCCAATCCCGGCCCGCCGCTCGGTCCCGAGCTGGGTCCGACGCCGGTCGACGTACAGGCGGTCGTCGAAGAAATCAACGACCAGACCGCCGCGTTCGACGGAACCGAGGTTCCTGTCACCGTCGAGTACGAGGAGGACGGGTCGTTCAGTATCGAGGTCGGCGTGCCGCCGACGGCCGCGCTCGTGAAAGACGAGGCCGGCTTCGATACGGGGTCCGGCGAACCTCAGGAGGATTTCGTCGCCGACCTCTCCATCGACCAACTCAAGACCATCGCGGAACAGAAGAAGCCCGACCTGCTCGCGTACGACACGCGAGCGGCCGCGAAGGAGGTCGCTGGCACCTGCGCTTCGATGGGCGTCACCATCGAGGGCGACGACGCCCGAACGTTCCGCCAGCGCGTCGAGGACGGCGAGTACGACGACACGCTCGGCGAGGCTGCTGAAGCGAGCGCCTGA
- a CDS encoding TIGR04206 family protein: protein MDRRRFAVVALAGVLPWVIVTWDTGWYPLFSVGFASVSPFSFTTLPTYLARVGNVPSHLSGWPLATMLYVVALVTAAMDEADAYVVAGFLGLAAFNVGLLALSVSDQQGILAVPLGVVWLLVAGAWVVYEEWPTESHR from the coding sequence ATGGATCGACGTCGTTTCGCAGTCGTCGCCCTCGCCGGCGTCCTTCCCTGGGTCATCGTCACCTGGGACACCGGCTGGTATCCGCTGTTCTCCGTCGGCTTCGCGAGCGTCTCGCCGTTCTCGTTCACTACGCTACCCACGTACCTCGCGCGCGTCGGCAACGTCCCGAGTCACCTCAGCGGATGGCCGCTCGCGACGATGCTGTACGTCGTCGCGCTGGTGACCGCTGCGATGGACGAGGCCGACGCGTACGTCGTCGCCGGCTTTCTGGGCCTCGCGGCGTTCAACGTCGGTCTGCTCGCGCTCTCGGTGTCCGACCAGCAGGGCATTCTCGCAGTGCCGCTGGGCGTCGTCTGGTTGCTGGTCGCGGGCGCGTGGGTCGTGTACGAGGAGTGGCCGACCGAGTCGCACCGCTGA
- the rpl12p gene encoding 50S ribosomal protein P1 — translation MEYVYAALILNESGEEINEENITGVLEAAGVDVEESRVKALVAALEDVDIEEAVEEAAAAPAAPAAGAAGGAEESTESEDEESEDEESEDEAEEDEGDDEDEEASGEGLGDLFG, via the coding sequence ATGGAATACGTTTACGCAGCACTCATCCTGAACGAATCTGGTGAAGAGATCAACGAAGAGAACATCACCGGCGTCCTCGAGGCCGCCGGCGTCGATGTCGAGGAATCCCGCGTCAAGGCGCTCGTCGCCGCGCTGGAGGACGTCGACATCGAAGAGGCAGTCGAGGAGGCCGCCGCTGCACCCGCAGCGCCCGCCGCGGGCGCGGCCGGCGGCGCCGAGGAGTCGACCGAGTCCGAGGACGAGGAGTCCGAGGACGAGGAGTCCGAGGACGAGGCCGAAGAAGACGAGGGCGACGACGAGGACGAGGAGGCCAGCGGCGAGGGCCTCGGCGACCTCTTCGGCTGA
- a CDS encoding PstS family phosphate ABC transporter substrate-binding protein: MTQESARLSGGSSRRKFIVSAGAVGSVLLAGCQGNSDPKDGNDESTTSGGNAQNPATTAKPNKSLATDTLTGDGSSTVFPITNTAASYWNSNPEKGDGDYWPAEWANQYGTDKRLADYWAGLYGWEATGKRSVPPFRVSIALSHSGTGVEGVMEGRVDIGDSSAPAAAELEGENVPEAKMEKFVDHVVGVDGQPIVVSKEIHDAGVSQLTIDELKAIYKGEISNWSDVGGPDREMLVLGRAQNSGTATSFRNNVFGDPNASTDPDQRYGKNQQLQQAVAQADNAISYLALAFVQPEGQVPPIGLQIGDTTYEYGKNLGAKEYPLSRDLHAYTWEDTSRQEAAFINFVLSDFGQEFFVKSNNYFALPQDRLETQRQKVAPSKYE, encoded by the coding sequence ATGACGCAGGAATCAGCGCGTCTGTCTGGTGGCTCGTCGCGTCGGAAGTTCATCGTGTCGGCTGGCGCCGTCGGGTCGGTGCTGCTCGCCGGCTGTCAGGGCAACTCCGACCCGAAGGACGGGAACGACGAATCGACAACCAGTGGCGGGAATGCACAGAACCCTGCAACGACCGCCAAACCAAACAAGAGCCTGGCGACGGACACGCTCACGGGCGACGGCTCCTCGACGGTGTTCCCCATCACGAACACCGCGGCGAGCTACTGGAACTCCAATCCGGAGAAGGGGGACGGCGACTACTGGCCGGCGGAGTGGGCCAACCAGTACGGCACCGACAAGCGCCTCGCCGACTACTGGGCGGGGCTCTACGGCTGGGAAGCGACGGGGAAGCGCTCGGTGCCGCCGTTCCGCGTGAGCATCGCGTTGAGCCACTCCGGCACGGGCGTCGAGGGCGTCATGGAGGGGCGCGTCGACATCGGCGACTCCAGCGCTCCGGCCGCCGCCGAACTGGAGGGCGAGAACGTCCCCGAGGCGAAGATGGAGAAGTTCGTCGACCACGTCGTCGGCGTCGACGGCCAGCCGATCGTCGTGAGCAAGGAGATACACGACGCGGGCGTCAGCCAGCTCACCATCGACGAACTGAAAGCAATCTACAAGGGCGAAATCAGTAACTGGAGCGACGTCGGCGGCCCGGACAGGGAGATGCTCGTCCTCGGTCGCGCGCAGAACTCCGGGACGGCGACCTCCTTCCGCAACAACGTGTTCGGCGACCCGAACGCGAGCACGGACCCCGACCAGCGCTACGGGAAGAACCAGCAACTCCAGCAGGCGGTCGCGCAGGCCGACAACGCCATCTCGTACCTCGCGCTCGCGTTCGTCCAGCCCGAGGGCCAGGTGCCGCCCATCGGACTGCAGATCGGCGACACCACCTACGAGTACGGGAAGAATCTCGGCGCGAAGGAGTACCCGCTCTCCCGTGACCTCCACGCGTACACGTGGGAGGACACGTCTCGCCAGGAGGCGGCGTTCATCAACTTCGTGCTCTCGGACTTCGGCCAGG
- a CDS encoding bacterio-opsin activator domain-containing protein gives MSVVADITVPATSFLLSEALPSNPDVTIEVERLASHSTEWVMPFLWVSGTDFQSFRDQMQADPTVADVDVIEEIDGSALYMVTWSEDIVDLITDITNQHASILDAKARVDEWRLKLRFALDEQVPTFQEYFAERTRTFEVNKLYHPDAPQQREYGLTPEQYDTLVTAVQVGYFDVPRQSSMDDLADELGVSSNAVSQRIRRGCANLIRHALTVGDEPVEARE, from the coding sequence ATGAGCGTCGTCGCAGACATCACTGTTCCCGCCACCTCGTTCCTTCTCTCTGAGGCGCTGCCGTCGAACCCGGACGTGACTATTGAAGTGGAGCGACTCGCCTCCCACAGCACCGAGTGGGTGATGCCGTTCCTCTGGGTGTCCGGCACCGACTTCCAGTCGTTCCGAGACCAGATGCAGGCCGACCCGACGGTGGCCGACGTCGACGTCATCGAGGAGATCGACGGAAGCGCCCTCTACATGGTGACCTGGTCAGAAGACATCGTCGACCTGATTACGGACATCACCAACCAGCACGCCAGCATCCTCGACGCCAAGGCGCGCGTCGACGAGTGGCGACTCAAACTTCGGTTCGCGCTGGACGAACAGGTGCCCACGTTCCAGGAGTACTTCGCCGAGCGAACCCGGACGTTCGAAGTCAACAAGCTCTACCACCCCGATGCCCCCCAGCAACGCGAGTACGGACTCACCCCCGAACAGTACGACACGCTCGTGACGGCGGTGCAGGTCGGCTACTTCGACGTGCCGCGGCAGAGTTCGATGGACGACCTCGCGGACGAACTCGGCGTCTCCTCGAACGCCGTCTCCCAGCGAATCCGCCGCGGGTGTGCGAATCTCATCCGCCACGCGCTCACCGTCGGTGACGAGCCGGTCGAAGCCCGGGAATGA
- a CDS encoding 50S ribosomal protein L10 translates to MSADSERTTDHIPEWKREEVGDLVDLIESHDSVGVVNVTGIPSRQLQEMRRGLHGSAALRMSRNTLLVRALEEVDAGVEDLTEHISGEVGLVVTNDNPFGLYKQLEASKTPAPINAGEVAPNDIVIPEGDTGIDPGPFVGELQQIGANARIQEGSIQVLEDSVVVEEGGTVSNDVANVLTELGIEPKEVGLDLKAVYSEGVLFGPEELAIDVEEYRADIQSAAASARNLAVNANYPTAESVPLLVRKASGEAKSLGLQASIESPDLADDLVSKADAQVRALVAQIDDEEALPEDLQDIEAPAAAAPDTDEDEDEDEAQADEDTETEADADDSDDDDDGGDGAEGLGEMFG, encoded by the coding sequence ATGTCCGCCGACAGCGAACGCACGACAGACCACATTCCCGAGTGGAAGCGAGAGGAGGTCGGCGACCTCGTCGACCTCATCGAGTCCCACGACAGCGTGGGCGTCGTGAACGTCACGGGCATTCCGAGCCGACAGCTCCAGGAGATGCGACGCGGCCTGCACGGCAGCGCCGCGCTCCGCATGAGTCGCAACACGCTGCTCGTGCGCGCACTCGAGGAGGTCGACGCGGGCGTCGAGGACCTCACCGAACACATCTCGGGCGAGGTCGGACTCGTCGTCACGAACGACAACCCGTTCGGACTGTACAAGCAACTCGAAGCCTCGAAGACGCCGGCGCCCATCAACGCCGGCGAGGTCGCCCCCAACGACATCGTCATCCCGGAGGGCGACACGGGCATCGACCCGGGTCCGTTCGTCGGTGAACTCCAGCAGATCGGCGCGAACGCGCGAATCCAGGAGGGCTCCATCCAGGTGCTCGAGGACTCCGTCGTCGTCGAGGAAGGCGGCACGGTGTCCAACGACGTCGCGAACGTGCTCACGGAACTCGGCATCGAGCCGAAGGAAGTGGGTCTCGACCTGAAGGCCGTGTACTCCGAGGGCGTGCTGTTCGGCCCCGAGGAACTGGCCATCGACGTCGAGGAGTACCGCGCGGACATCCAGTCCGCCGCGGCGTCCGCGCGCAACCTCGCGGTCAACGCGAACTACCCGACCGCCGAGAGCGTTCCGCTGCTCGTCCGGAAGGCCAGCGGCGAGGCCAAGAGCCTCGGCCTGCAGGCCTCCATCGAGAGCCCGGACCTCGCGGACGACCTCGTGAGCAAGGCAGACGCGCAGGTCCGCGCGCTCGTCGCGCAGATCGACGACGAGGAGGCCCTGCCGGAGGACCTCCAGGACATCGAGGCGCCCGCGGCCGCGGCGCCCGACACCGACGAGGACGAGGACGAAGACGAAGCACAGGCTGACGAAGACACTGAGACCGAGGCTGACGCCGACGACTCCGACGACGATGACGACGGAGGCGACGGCGCAGAGGGCCTCGGGGAGATGTTCGGATAA
- a CDS encoding OBG GTPase family GTP-binding protein: protein MGLEEDIESLEEEISETPYNKSTESHIGRLKAKLAEKKEKLEAQQSGGGGSGGYAVEQHGDATVALVGFPSVGKSTLINAMTNADSEVGSYEFTTLDVNPGMLDYRGANIQILDVPGLIEGAAGGRGGGKEVLSVIRTADLVVFMVSAFEPERYQRLDDELYGVKIRVDEDPPTVNITKKGKGGIDINSSGEMDLDHDTVREILRERGFVNADVTIRGNPDVDELIDGVMDNRVYMPSMVVVNKVDLIEPSYADTMRENMREAGIDPDDAVFISAVAEKGLDSLKERFWEELGLIRIYMDKPGRGIDYEEPLVLREGDTLDDALHKLGGTFEERFRFARVTGDSVKHDDQQVGRDHVFADEDVLRIVARK from the coding sequence ATGGGACTGGAGGAGGATATCGAATCGCTCGAAGAAGAAATCTCCGAGACGCCGTACAACAAGTCGACGGAGTCACATATCGGCCGGTTGAAGGCGAAACTCGCCGAGAAGAAGGAGAAACTCGAGGCCCAGCAGTCCGGCGGGGGCGGCAGCGGTGGCTACGCCGTCGAACAGCACGGCGACGCGACGGTGGCACTCGTCGGCTTTCCCTCGGTCGGCAAGTCCACGCTCATCAACGCGATGACGAACGCGGACAGCGAGGTTGGCTCCTACGAGTTCACGACGCTCGACGTCAATCCGGGGATGCTGGATTACCGCGGCGCGAACATTCAGATTCTCGACGTGCCGGGACTCATCGAGGGCGCGGCGGGTGGGCGCGGCGGCGGGAAGGAGGTCCTCTCGGTCATCCGCACCGCGGACCTCGTGGTGTTCATGGTGTCGGCGTTCGAACCCGAGCGCTACCAGCGCCTCGACGACGAACTGTACGGCGTGAAGATTCGGGTCGACGAGGATCCCCCGACCGTGAACATCACGAAGAAGGGGAAAGGCGGCATCGACATCAACTCCTCCGGCGAGATGGACCTCGACCACGACACCGTGCGCGAGATCCTCCGCGAGCGCGGGTTCGTGAACGCGGACGTCACCATACGCGGCAACCCCGACGTCGACGAACTCATCGACGGCGTGATGGACAACCGCGTCTACATGCCGTCGATGGTCGTGGTGAACAAGGTCGACCTCATCGAACCGTCGTACGCCGACACGATGCGCGAGAACATGCGCGAGGCCGGCATCGACCCCGACGACGCAGTGTTCATCTCCGCCGTCGCGGAGAAGGGCCTCGACTCGCTGAAGGAACGTTTCTGGGAGGAACTCGGCCTCATCCGCATCTACATGGACAAGCCCGGCCGGGGCATCGACTACGAGGAACCGCTCGTTCTCCGCGAGGGCGACACGCTCGACGACGCGCTCCACAAACTCGGCGGCACCTTCGAGGAGCGCTTCCGGTTCGCACGCGTAACCGGCGATTCAGTGAAACACGACGACCAGCAGGTCGGGCGCGACCACGTCTTCGCGGACGAGGACGTACTCCGCATCGTCGCGCGGAAGTGA
- a CDS encoding DUF7344 domain-containing protein, giving the protein MSNNITGPSDVESMMPNTDTIPEDDVFAVLSSQRRRFALHCLQKYGGPMALADMADEIAVWENDTDIADISPEEVKRIYVSLYHTHVPKLEDADIVEYSQERDMVALSENAEQVTAHIEPYDE; this is encoded by the coding sequence GTGTCGAACAACATAACCGGCCCGTCGGACGTGGAATCGATGATGCCGAACACCGACACGATTCCCGAGGACGACGTCTTCGCCGTCCTCAGCAGCCAACGGCGCCGGTTTGCGCTACACTGTCTCCAGAAGTACGGAGGTCCGATGGCCCTAGCTGACATGGCTGACGAGATCGCGGTGTGGGAGAACGACACCGACATCGCCGACATCTCCCCTGAGGAAGTGAAACGCATCTACGTTTCGCTCTACCACACACACGTCCCGAAACTCGAGGACGCCGACATCGTCGAGTACAGCCAGGAACGGGACATGGTCGCGCTTTCGGAGAACGCAGAACAAGTCACAGCCCACATCGAACCGTACGACGAGTAG
- the dph5 gene encoding diphthine synthase yields MLTFVGLGLYDERSVTVEGADAIAATDRAFAEFYTSHLVGADVADLEDHHGIDIEVRDRAGVEQDPEPILDAAETGDAVFLTAGDTMISTTHVDLRLRAEERGIDTRVIHAPTAESAASSLTGLQNYRFGKATTLPFEWAHGADGVPGSVVETIEDNRERGLHTLCYLDIKVDHPRADGDEYMTASHAAGLLAEHWNPDALGVVVARAGAPDATVRADTLAALAEEDFGDPLHLLVIPGDLHHVEQDALAGLADAPDELLAE; encoded by the coding sequence ATGCTCACGTTCGTCGGTCTCGGACTCTACGACGAGCGCTCGGTCACAGTCGAGGGCGCGGACGCCATCGCCGCCACCGACCGCGCGTTCGCGGAGTTCTACACCAGCCACCTCGTCGGTGCGGACGTCGCGGACCTCGAGGACCACCACGGAATCGACATCGAAGTGCGCGACCGCGCGGGCGTCGAACAGGACCCCGAACCCATCCTCGACGCTGCCGAGACCGGAGACGCAGTCTTCCTCACCGCGGGCGACACGATGATATCGACGACTCACGTCGACCTCCGACTGCGCGCCGAGGAGCGCGGCATCGACACTCGCGTGATTCACGCGCCGACCGCCGAGTCCGCCGCGTCGAGCCTGACGGGCCTCCAGAACTACCGCTTCGGGAAGGCGACGACGCTCCCCTTCGAGTGGGCCCACGGCGCCGACGGCGTCCCAGGCTCAGTCGTCGAGACCATCGAGGACAACCGCGAGCGCGGCCTCCACACGCTGTGCTACCTCGACATCAAGGTGGACCATCCCAGAGCCGACGGCGACGAGTACATGACCGCAAGCCACGCCGCCGGCCTGCTCGCGGAACATTGGAATCCAGACGCCCTCGGCGTCGTCGTCGCGCGCGCCGGCGCTCCCGACGCAACCGTCCGCGCCGACACGCTGGCCGCGCTCGCCGAGGAAGACTTCGGCGACCCGCTCCACCTGCTCGTGATTCCCGGCGACCTGCATCACGTCGAGCAGGACGCGCTCGCGGGGCTGGCTGACGCGCCGGACGAACTGCTTGCGGAGTAG
- a CDS encoding class I SAM-dependent methyltransferase produces the protein MAVPCVRVRPEDGEATRRRLAADDLVDDEYAITASDGWLYIPVTDADAVPGEFDVVEFDAPERRTPTNPADVLGFEPTYERLGDVVILDEDDPERAQRIADAILESDVRAESVVNRASKVKGTERVRDWDVLAGDGTEAVHREYGCEFELDLATVYFSPRLATERHRVVEQVEREGEHVFDMFAGVGPYAVPMAKAGAEVVATDINEDAIAYLERNAERNGVADRITAIVGDVRNVVSGSSREQSERDGVRDVASEYENWADRIVMNLPHTADEFLDTAVALAGDDCVIHLYDFEHEDDPYGPAEAAIRAAAEPEYDVEIETRRTVRSYAPHELNVVVDARLTRR, from the coding sequence ATGGCAGTGCCGTGCGTTCGCGTCCGTCCGGAAGACGGCGAAGCGACTCGCCGACGACTCGCGGCGGACGACCTGGTGGACGACGAGTACGCCATCACGGCGAGCGACGGCTGGCTCTACATTCCCGTCACCGACGCCGACGCCGTTCCCGGGGAGTTCGACGTCGTCGAGTTCGACGCGCCGGAGCGACGGACGCCCACGAACCCCGCGGACGTGCTGGGGTTCGAGCCGACGTACGAGCGCCTCGGCGACGTCGTCATTCTGGACGAGGACGACCCGGAGCGCGCCCAGCGCATCGCCGACGCGATACTGGAGTCCGACGTGCGCGCCGAGAGCGTGGTCAATCGCGCGTCGAAGGTGAAGGGCACCGAGCGCGTGCGCGACTGGGACGTGCTCGCGGGTGACGGCACCGAAGCCGTGCACCGAGAATACGGCTGTGAGTTCGAGTTAGACCTCGCTACGGTCTACTTCTCGCCGCGACTCGCCACCGAGCGGCACCGCGTCGTCGAGCAAGTGGAACGCGAGGGCGAGCACGTCTTCGACATGTTCGCGGGCGTCGGCCCGTACGCGGTGCCGATGGCGAAAGCAGGCGCGGAAGTGGTGGCGACGGACATCAACGAGGACGCCATCGCGTACCTCGAGCGCAACGCCGAGCGCAACGGTGTAGCCGACCGCATCACCGCAATCGTGGGAGACGTCCGCAACGTAGTTTCGGGCTCGTCGCGCGAGCAAAGCGAGCGCGACGGTGTGCGCGACGTCGCCAGCGAGTACGAGAACTGGGCGGACCGAATCGTGATGAATCTCCCGCACACCGCCGACGAGTTTCTCGACACCGCGGTGGCGCTGGCGGGCGACGACTGCGTGATCCACCTGTACGACTTCGAGCACGAGGACGACCCCTACGGCCCCGCCGAGGCAGCGATTCGGGCGGCGGCGGAACCCGAGTACGACGTGGAAATCGAGACGCGACGGACGGTTCGGTCGTACGCCCCCCACGAACTGAACGTGGTGGTGGACGCCCGCCTCACCCGCCGGTGA
- a CDS encoding VOC family protein, translated as MSDFLLDHTMMRVGDLEESLDWYRSHLDYVEYGRWEADTFTNVYLGPEDRHEQGALLELTENHDTDEYEMGDAFGHIAVRTDDVYDAYEELMDEGVEDYRDPDSCGGSYAFVKDPDGHEVEIVERDHGAEWSLDHTMVRVEDADQQLGFWTRKFEYEHTGRWESDTFANYFAKPQDAAEEAMAVELTYNYDGRSYEFGRGWGHLAVRADDLHEDWETLLTREAEDYRDPASCDDNYAFTKTPDGHEIEVLNPDDSPMDRSA; from the coding sequence ATGAGCGACTTTCTGCTCGACCATACGATGATGCGCGTCGGCGACCTCGAAGAGTCACTCGACTGGTATCGGTCCCACCTCGACTACGTCGAGTACGGCCGCTGGGAGGCCGACACGTTCACGAACGTCTACCTCGGGCCCGAGGACCGCCACGAGCAGGGCGCGCTCCTCGAACTCACGGAGAACCACGACACCGACGAGTACGAGATGGGCGACGCGTTCGGCCACATCGCGGTGCGCACCGACGACGTCTACGACGCCTACGAGGAACTGATGGACGAGGGCGTCGAGGACTACCGCGACCCGGACTCCTGCGGTGGCTCGTACGCGTTCGTGAAGGACCCGGACGGCCACGAGGTCGAGATCGTCGAGCGAGACCACGGCGCAGAGTGGAGTCTCGACCACACGATGGTTCGCGTCGAGGACGCAGACCAGCAACTGGGCTTCTGGACGCGGAAGTTCGAGTACGAGCACACGGGCCGCTGGGAGTCCGACACGTTCGCCAACTACTTCGCGAAACCCCAGGACGCCGCCGAGGAGGCGATGGCGGTCGAGTTGACGTACAACTACGACGGCCGTTCCTACGAGTTCGGTCGCGGGTGGGGGCATCTCGCGGTGCGCGCCGACGACCTCCACGAGGACTGGGAGACGCTGCTGACGCGGGAGGCCGAGGACTACCGCGACCCCGCGTCCTGTGACGACAACTACGCGTTCACGAAGACCCCGGACGGCCACGAGATCGAGGTGCTGAACCCCGACGATTCGCCGATGGATCGCTCGGCCTGA
- a CDS encoding 50S ribosomal protein L1 yields the protein MADNDIQEAVTRALDEAPERNFRETVDLAINLRDLDLNDPSQRIDEGVVLPSGTGQETNIVVFAEGETAVRAEEVADEVLGSDDLADLGDDTDAAKDLAAETEFFVAEASMMQDIAGALGQVLGPRGKMPTPLQPDDDVVETVNRMKNTVQIRSRDRRTFHTRVGAEDMSTEDIASNIDVILRRLHADLEKGPLNIDSVYVKTTMGPSVEVA from the coding sequence ATGGCAGACAACGACATTCAAGAGGCCGTAACTCGCGCACTCGATGAGGCTCCTGAGCGGAACTTCCGCGAAACCGTGGACCTCGCTATCAATCTGCGCGACCTCGACCTCAACGACCCGTCACAGCGTATCGACGAGGGCGTCGTACTGCCGTCGGGCACCGGACAGGAGACGAACATCGTGGTCTTCGCAGAGGGCGAGACCGCGGTTCGCGCCGAGGAGGTCGCAGACGAGGTTCTCGGTTCCGACGACCTCGCCGACCTCGGCGACGACACCGACGCCGCGAAGGACCTCGCCGCAGAAACGGAGTTCTTCGTGGCCGAAGCATCCATGATGCAGGACATCGCGGGTGCGCTCGGTCAAGTTCTCGGTCCGCGCGGCAAGATGCCGACGCCGCTCCAGCCCGACGACGACGTCGTCGAAACCGTCAACCGAATGAAAAACACCGTGCAGATCCGCAGCCGTGACCGACGCACGTTCCACACGCGCGTCGGCGCGGAGGACATGTCCACCGAGGACATCGCGTCGAACATCGACGTCATCCTGCGCCGTCTGCACGCCGACCTCGAGAAGGGGCCGCTCAACATCGACTCCGTCTACGTGAAGACGACGATGGGCCCCTCCGTGGAGGTGGCCTAA